A window of the Arenibacter algicola genome harbors these coding sequences:
- a CDS encoding nucleoside permease, giving the protein MNKSIRLRLSVLMLLQYFVWGAWYVTMGTYLLSSLDANPSQVGAAYANLSIAAIFSPFFVGLIADRFFAAQRVLGILHLMGAVTLYYISTIDNFQNFWWLILLYTLLYMPTMSLANSISFSQMKDPGKEFPSIRVLGTVGWIAAGLLIGFMELEYSYMTFRIAAYCSVLIGIISFFLPSTPPSGKSASISSILGLDALVLFKQSSFVVFFLSSIIICIPLAFYYNFANPFLNDIGMENAAGKMTMGQVSEFLFMLLMPLAFMKLGIKKMMLIGMFAWVVRYLLFAYGDIGSGIWMLYFGIILHGICYDFFFVSGQIYIDKKAKPAFRNAAQGLITFATYGVGMFIGSFVSGAITDNFLVNIKGKMSYQWETIWLVPAIIALMVGLTFLFFFKEKLVGYIKEDYKEQNILSKAEKKV; this is encoded by the coding sequence ATGAATAAATCAATCAGACTACGTTTATCCGTACTGATGCTACTTCAATATTTTGTTTGGGGAGCTTGGTATGTTACAATGGGGACATATCTATTGTCCTCATTGGATGCCAATCCTTCTCAAGTTGGAGCTGCTTACGCAAATTTATCTATTGCAGCTATTTTTTCGCCTTTTTTCGTTGGGCTTATAGCTGATCGGTTCTTCGCCGCCCAGAGGGTATTGGGAATTTTACATTTAATGGGTGCTGTTACCTTATACTATATAAGTACGATAGACAATTTTCAAAATTTCTGGTGGTTGATCTTACTTTATACATTGCTGTACATGCCCACAATGTCACTGGCGAATTCCATCTCCTTTTCTCAAATGAAGGATCCAGGAAAAGAGTTTCCAAGCATTAGGGTTTTGGGTACTGTAGGATGGATCGCTGCCGGGCTCTTAATAGGATTCATGGAATTGGAGTATTCCTATATGACGTTTCGTATAGCGGCATATTGTTCTGTCCTCATAGGAATCATAAGCTTCTTTTTGCCAAGCACCCCTCCTTCGGGGAAAAGTGCTAGTATTTCCTCCATCCTGGGACTGGATGCCTTGGTTTTATTTAAACAGAGTTCTTTTGTTGTATTCTTTTTAAGCTCAATAATCATTTGTATTCCATTAGCTTTTTACTACAATTTTGCCAATCCTTTTCTGAATGATATCGGTATGGAAAATGCTGCGGGCAAGATGACCATGGGTCAAGTATCCGAATTCTTATTTATGTTATTAATGCCCCTTGCCTTTATGAAGCTCGGAATTAAAAAAATGATGCTTATAGGTATGTTTGCTTGGGTAGTACGTTATCTATTGTTTGCATATGGGGATATAGGTTCAGGAATTTGGATGCTATATTTTGGGATTATTTTGCATGGTATATGTTATGATTTCTTTTTTGTTTCTGGTCAGATTTACATTGATAAAAAGGCCAAACCGGCTTTTAGAAACGCTGCCCAAGGACTTATAACTTTTGCTACTTATGGTGTTGGAATGTTTATAGGTTCTTTTGTTTCCGGTGCGATAACCGATAACTTTCTTGTAAACATCAAAGGCAAAATGAGCTACCAATGGGAAACCATTTGGCTAGTACCGGCAATAATTGCATTAATGGTCGGTTTAACGTTCTTATTTTTCTTTAAGGAAAAATTAGTTGGATATATAAAAGAAGATTACAAGGAGCAGAACATTTTATCCAAAGCGGAAAAAAAAGTTTAA
- a CDS encoding 3-keto-disaccharide hydrolase encodes MKYLIFAFLFSTGFFYAQGSKSLFNGKDLSGWTKHGTEYWYVDSGELVCESGPEKKYGYLSTNKPYKNFILDLDFKLEANGNSGIFIRSHVGGKDGTTIRGWQVEVAPPDLHTGGIYESTEGGRGWIIKPDPKDEKNLNPDGWNHMRIEAKGDKIVTWLNGKQMVELTDDKIGEGRGSIALQIHSGGGIKVRWKNINIQELK; translated from the coding sequence ATGAAGTATTTAATTTTTGCATTTTTATTTAGCACAGGTTTTTTTTACGCACAAGGGAGTAAGAGTTTGTTCAATGGTAAAGACCTATCTGGATGGACTAAACACGGTACGGAGTATTGGTATGTAGATAGTGGAGAGTTAGTTTGTGAGAGTGGTCCTGAAAAAAAGTATGGATATCTCTCTACAAACAAGCCTTATAAGAACTTTATTTTAGATCTTGATTTTAAATTGGAAGCCAATGGCAATAGCGGAATTTTTATACGCTCGCATGTTGGAGGTAAAGATGGAACAACTATTAGAGGTTGGCAGGTAGAGGTGGCACCGCCAGATTTACATACTGGAGGAATTTATGAATCTACGGAAGGCGGTAGGGGATGGATTATTAAACCCGACCCCAAGGATGAGAAAAACCTTAATCCAGATGGTTGGAACCATATGCGTATAGAGGCCAAGGGAGATAAAATTGTCACTTGGTTGAACGGCAAGCAAATGGTTGAACTAACCGATGATAAAATTGGAGAAGGAAGAGGGTCTATTGCTTTACAAATTCATAGTGGAGGAGGAATAAAAGTGAGGTGGAAGAATATCAATATTCAAGAACTAAAATAA
- a CDS encoding formylglycine-generating enzyme family protein, which yields MRYFSWLIGLAVVNYFLIGSTILNESQSSGFGRYAEKIPGSEITINMVPINGGTFLMGSPPNEVGRSSDEGPQKEVKVNSFWMGAYEITWEQYSQFLDEKSVNMNSREVTLKDGSKTMVDGVSGATPMYIDMSFGMGRQGFPAINMTQYAAMMYARWLFTKTGHFYRLPTEAEWEYACRAGSKTVYYFGNDPKELDKFAWFKANSGEGYKKVGTKAPNAFGLYDMHGNVSEWTADQYSQDYFKKMKGNTVENPYFKPTTLYPRSVRGGSWMDNGTDLRSANRRGSSNKWKQRDPQMPKSIWWLTDAPFVGFRLVRPKEVPSKEEIEKYWVKVMDDF from the coding sequence ATGCGTTATTTTTCATGGCTTATTGGTTTGGCGGTGGTCAATTATTTTTTAATAGGCAGCACAATTCTTAATGAATCGCAAAGTTCCGGATTCGGGCGTTATGCGGAAAAAATTCCAGGATCGGAAATAACTATCAATATGGTTCCTATAAATGGAGGAACCTTTTTAATGGGAAGTCCTCCTAATGAAGTTGGTCGAAGCAGTGATGAAGGACCTCAAAAGGAGGTTAAGGTAAATTCATTTTGGATGGGAGCCTATGAGATAACATGGGAACAGTACAGTCAATTCCTAGACGAGAAGTCTGTAAATATGAATTCAAGGGAAGTCACGCTGAAAGATGGTTCCAAGACTATGGTAGATGGGGTGTCTGGCGCTACTCCGATGTACATAGATATGAGCTTTGGGATGGGAAGACAGGGATTTCCGGCGATTAACATGACCCAGTATGCTGCCATGATGTACGCCAGATGGCTTTTTACAAAAACGGGTCATTTTTATCGTTTACCTACGGAAGCCGAGTGGGAATATGCCTGCCGCGCAGGATCTAAAACCGTGTACTATTTTGGAAATGACCCAAAGGAACTCGACAAATTTGCATGGTTTAAGGCGAACAGTGGAGAAGGATATAAAAAAGTAGGGACCAAGGCACCGAATGCCTTTGGTTTATACGATATGCACGGGAACGTATCAGAATGGACTGCAGACCAATACAGCCAGGATTACTTCAAAAAAATGAAAGGAAACACTGTGGAAAACCCCTATTTCAAGCCTACCACACTGTATCCCCGATCCGTTCGCGGGGGCTCATGGATGGATAATGGTACTGATCTACGTTCCGCAAATCGCCGCGGTTCCTCCAACAAATGGAAACAGCGAGATCCCCAAATGCCAAAAAGTATTTGGTGGTTAACGGATGCGCCATTCGTAGGTTTTAGGCTTGTTAGACCAAAGGAAGTGCCCTCCAAAGAGGAGATAGAAAAATATTGGGTCAAAGTAATGGATGATTTTTAA
- a CDS encoding 3-keto-disaccharide hydrolase, with translation MNSIRKCTVAHLSAFLLLITAYHANAQNEKFEFEFGKSNTWENMISGKSEDESIIKWINVNTVKKGWTVGADGVLVNLGHPIGVVRSEKQYENFILHVEWKHMEAGGNSGVFAWSGADPKGDSVLPDGVEIQMLELDWVDLHVKDGIMPPIAYVHGEVWGVGGVVTIPDNPRGERSKSIENRCKGKGEWNTYDVVCVDGVIKLSVNGKFVNGISKSTQKKGYLCLESEGAEIHFRNFKVIELPPGVTSAEQMARELNK, from the coding sequence ATGAATAGTATAAGAAAGTGTACCGTTGCCCATTTATCGGCCTTTTTGCTCTTAATAACGGCTTACCATGCCAACGCCCAGAATGAAAAGTTTGAATTTGAATTTGGTAAATCGAACACCTGGGAAAATATGATATCGGGGAAATCAGAAGATGAATCCATCATTAAATGGATAAATGTTAATACCGTAAAAAAAGGATGGACCGTGGGTGCGGATGGCGTATTGGTAAACTTGGGACACCCTATAGGTGTTGTACGATCGGAGAAACAATATGAGAATTTCATTCTACACGTAGAATGGAAACATATGGAGGCAGGAGGCAACTCTGGTGTTTTTGCTTGGAGTGGTGCTGACCCTAAAGGAGATTCGGTTTTGCCGGATGGCGTTGAAATTCAAATGTTGGAACTGGATTGGGTGGACCTACACGTAAAAGACGGTATTATGCCACCAATTGCCTACGTTCATGGTGAAGTTTGGGGAGTAGGCGGAGTCGTTACCATTCCAGATAATCCAAGAGGGGAACGGAGCAAGTCCATTGAAAACCGGTGTAAGGGAAAAGGAGAATGGAATACGTATGATGTAGTATGCGTAGATGGGGTTATAAAGCTTTCCGTCAACGGAAAATTTGTAAATGGTATTTCTAAATCCACGCAAAAGAAAGGCTATCTGTGTCTTGAATCGGAGGGAGCGGAAATTCATTTCAGGAATTTTAAAGTGATAGAGCTTCCTCCAGGGGTAACTTCTGCAGAGCAAATGGCCCGTGAACTTAATAAATAA